Part of the Rhineura floridana isolate rRhiFlo1 chromosome 8, rRhiFlo1.hap2, whole genome shotgun sequence genome is shown below.
AACGGGCGGACCTACCTCAAGTACTCCATCAAGGCGCTGGTGCAAAACGACACCTTGCTCCAGGTGAAGGGGACCGGCGCCAATGGCTCCTTCAAGCTCAACAGGAAGAAGCTCGAGGTGGGCAGCGAAGGGGGCGCCGGAGGCGGGGGCGCCTCTCACGCCAAGTCCCACAAGAAAGCGGTCGCCGTGTCCACTTCTCGTAAGGTCGAGAAGAAACCCGTCGCCAAGAGCAAAAAGCTGGAGAAAAAATCCCACAAGAAAGGCGCCAGCGGAGGCTCGGCGAAGAAAGGCAAGGTGAAAGCGAAGAAAGCCGCCAAGAAAACCGCCGCCTTCCCCAGCGCGAAGAAGGCGAAGAGATCCGCAAAGCCCAAGGCGCTCAAGAGCAGGAAATGAGGCGGCGGCAAGAGGGCAGGTTCCCTTCGCTTTCTGCCCCGGACTATGGAGCCCCAAGTCATTTGGACGTTTGCTCTGAAGACAGAGCCACGTTACCCGCTTCTcttgtttctgcagcttattTTTTTAACCGCAGGGTGGgcgttggggggggggataggtaATAGCACTTTGTCCATCACCACCGGTTCCttggaggggagagggctgtCTTCCACGCAGCCCTTTTTCTTTAATCTTTTTAAAGGGGATGATTATGCCCTTTGGGCTAGTGCGGTCTTCCCTTTTTATATTTAACGGTATTTCAGTGCTCCCCCTCCCACATCTGGGTGAGATGTGGCCCCTCCCTGTCACCAGTTCTCAATTACTGCGTTGGGTGTGTGGCATTTTGGATGGCTTTCGAAAGTTTGGACAGCCGTCCTGGCTGTCGCCTGATGCAGCCGCGGCGCCATGGCAACGGCCCCTTGGTTGCAAGAGCGCCTGGGTTCCTTCCCTTTGAAAAGAAAAGCACTTCTCTCGAGCTGCGGGGAGGGAGGGGGCGTGTGTGGGACCAAGTGACCAGCAGCGTGGTGGCTTGTTTGGTTTTTTGCTTTGGAGAGGGCTGCACAGTCATTGCAGGGCGAGATACGTTTTTGTTCAGTTCTTGGTaaggggtgtgtgggtgggtgtgcgcctGTGGGCAAGTGTTGCAAGTCGCCCTCCTGGAAGATCATTGTACTGCCTTTTCGGGTCTCGCCTTTGATTGCCTTCAACCCCccgtgtttttttgttgttgtttttttccttcaaTAAATTGTTTAaaacgctttttaaaaaaatcactcgcTGCTTCCTCCGTCTTTTAAGTACCCAA
Proteins encoded:
- the LOC133363275 gene encoding histone H1.10-like; translation: MSVELEEADLPLTEAEEAPLAPEKKGAAKRARGGGSVLSPSKKKKNSKKKNQPGKYSQLVVEAIRKLGERNGSSLAKIYNEAKKVAWFDQQNGRTYLKYSIKALVQNDTLLQVKGTGANGSFKLNRKKLEVGSEGGAGGGGASHAKSHKKAVAVSTSRKVEKKPVAKSKKLEKKSHKKGASGGSAKKGKVKAKKAAKKTAAFPSAKKAKRSAKPKALKSRK